The following are encoded in a window of Anopheles stephensi strain Indian chromosome X, UCI_ANSTEP_V1.0, whole genome shotgun sequence genomic DNA:
- the LOC118505973 gene encoding integrator complex subunit 6, translating into MTIIVFLVDTSASMCQRALVNGVQKTYLDIAKGAVETFLKFRQRSQDCMGDRYMLLTFEEPPNNVKAGWKENHATFMNELKNLQSTGLTTMGDALKNAFDLLNLNRMQSGIDTYGQGRCPFYLEPSVIIVLTDGGKYTFRNGVHQEIILPLQTHMPGTKLTKEPFRWDQRLFSLVLRMPGNRVEERADGKVPHDDSMIEKMCEVTGGRSYKIKSHYVLNQCIESLVQKVQPGVVIHFDQLISSNGSDSSTTDLQFQPTKRMIYVPKQHPSQKTFPVGYWPIPEPYWPDPKLTNLPPRDAHPKIKIISPSCDEPQVLRNFPIDKYELEASPLTLQILSKKESNKVWPLIVSTGLQGEMPFGYLKPNSTVPIVHLYVLPYNYQMLLPLINDLFHKFNLNPPNDWVYKFTNYVKTIPQYYCPFLRRALATTPNVPYQLVQYILPENLDSYLCPAVANYLKQMKNTAKIEQENLCLRVLKQLKQPKPAYHQLETAKLTVSQQTKRDLVSHPMLKDTFTKLHMEIANFDSYTIVVPSIIQTAATKNYRNPYDIPRRDLIDEIARMRENFFQLPTSGINVYTKDSGHCLPISDMGNYQEYLKNKETPLRELEPTNVRQHMFGNPYKKDKNMVMVDEADLNDLAPMKAGGGGLSGPHPGSSGGGGSGGGGTNSGTISLSGTSSSAHMKKGMDSGTVTRLARKRKAGPIRKDYVFKRSAKDMASSSSSGSIAGEDVHMSELLTDDESCSEFSGASDIEDDNEGCLVMALDTPEESAEVVVSVATVATTAASAAITAPVAAAATSAPARERDSAGGETADEPITTTTAASSNSEKQPVVPPNGTSEDVGAVPAGEPMYSTVIQSLENRGLDDTQSVDDKEQPQQHHQTDEKQTQEPTEPIETSVIIEPEVPAQQQQQQTAKKQTEASVPEQSNFGSDSKDAAAKQKQQQEAAKEGVEERPDPSSSPGGPLKEASVERSKPDQLEPSTTAAVAEDGGVKLLVELNEQKDYKCKVEQYVVEWSEEAIGDTPDLVMADEQQEPAKADDYVQTDPKMADETSGKETEDSKPVVLVRLKPEEIGLYSRSVDYYVSLKYQSNDYELAVQANHTPQPTEPAKSAQDGTLGESALPQQQPQQQPPQPSSVSKEAAASPWKQDQRSPESSRHPASSQKGHDTNNGITDGLKAPKQQQQQQQQQQPNEQRPAPQMRQQPAASQWSLDANDDMTDVMKISNILKTCHNGGDTERDKDAQTEDGAGERNSTGGTGTTNATPHDTTKTPDPNPVMVVANGFVSMMMNGGGGDNGSSSDPTVQPTLNWDYNFALYSCVEDEQELEQIEETNLKTRSIVFRDIRRPGRDYTQLLKHLELVQGSRSTQKHFVDACVHEARRFRRHRMVECIQEWWAQHTGRSAGNRRDGGKRARSKQQPGGGPNTFYIYGNSDGLLQDDQDNFFFPNDTGATVYGSKTFRSTTPPGPTYLNSGGGGGGDSTYGTTDFSHNNHHFVEVTHEPYPNS; encoded by the coding sequence CCCGTTCTACCTGGAACCGTCCGTGATCATTGTGCTGACGGATGGGGGCAAGTACACGTTCCGGAACGGTGTGCATCAGGAGATCATTCTACCGCTGCAAACCCATATGCCGGGCACgaagctcacgaaggaaccgttCCGGTGGGATCAGCGCCTGTTTTCGCTGGTGCTCCGGATGCCGGGCAATCGGGTGGAGGAACGGGCGGACGGGAAGGTACCGCATGACGATTCGATGATAGAGAAAATGTGCGAAGTGACGGGCGGTCGATCGTACAAAATAAAGTCGCATTACGTGCTGAACCAGTGTATCGAAAGTTTGGTGCAGAAGGTACAGCCCGGTGTGGTGATACACTTTGATCAGCTCATTTCGAGCAACGGGAGCGACAGCAGCACGACGGATTTACAGTTTCAGCCGACGAAGCGCATGATCTACGTGCCGAAGCAGCACCCGTCGCAGAAAACGTTCCCGGTCGGGTACTGGCCCATCCCGGAACCGTACTGGCCGGATCCGAAGCTAACGAATTTGCCACCGCGCGATGCACATCCGAAGATAAAGATCATTTCGCCGAGCTGCGACGAACCGCAGGTGTTGCGCAACTTCCCGATCGATAAGTACGAGCTCGAGGCGAGCCCGCTCACGCTGCAGATACTGTCGAAGAAGGAATCGAACAAGGTTTGGCCGCTGATTGTGTCGACCGGGTTGCAGGGTGAGATGCCGTTCGGCTACCTGAAACCGAACAGTACCGTGCCGATCGTGCATCTGTACGTGCTGCCGTACAACTACCagatgctgctgccgctgatCAACGATCTGTTTCACAAGTTCAATCTCAATCCACCGAACGATTGGGTGTACAAGTTTACCAACTACGTCAAAACGATCCCGCAGTACTACTGTCCGTTTTTGCGCCGTGCACTGGCGACCACACCGAACGTGCCCTACCAGCTGGTGCAGTACATACTGCCGGAAAATCTCGACAGCTACCTGTGCCCGGCCGTTGCCAACTATCTGAAGCAGATGAAAAACACGGCGAAGATTGAGCAGGAGAATCTGTGCCTGCGGGTGCTgaagcagctgaagcaacCGAAACCGGCCTACCATCAGCTCGAGACGGCCAAGCTGACCGTCAGCCAGCAGACGAAGCGTGACCTCGTGAGCCATCCGATGCTGAAGGACACGTTCACCAAGCTGCACATGGAGATAGCGAACTTCGACAGCTACACGATCGTGGTGCCCTCCATCATACAGACGGCGGCGACGAAAAACTATCGCAATCCGTACGACATTCCGCGCCGGGACCTGATAGACGAGATAGCACGGATGAGGGAAAACTTCTTCCAGCTGCCAACGAGCGGTATTAACGTGTATACGAAAGATTCCGGCCACTGCTTACCGATCTCGGACATGGGCAACTATCAGGAGTATTTGAAGAACAAGGAAACGCCGCTGCGCGAACTGGAGCCGACGAATGTGCGCCAGCACATGTTTGGCAATCCGTACAAGAAGGACAAGAAcatggtgatggtggacgAGGCGGACCTGAACGATTTGGCACCGATGAAGGCGGGTGGGGGCGGTTTGTCCGGACCGCATCCCGGTagcagcggtggtggtggtagcggtGGGGGCGGCACCAACAGTGGCACCATCAGCCTCAGCGGCACCAGTAGCAGCGCCCACATGAAGAAAGGGATGGATTCGGGCACGGTAACGCGGCTGGCCCGGAAACGGAAGGCGGGCCCAATACGGAAGGATTATGTGTTCAAGCGTTCGGCGAAGGATATGGCCAGCAGCAGTTCGTCCGGGTCGATTGCCGGCGAGGATGTACATATGAGCGAGCTGCTGACGGACGATGAGAGCTGTTCCGAGTTTAGCGGGGCTAGCGACATTGAGGATGATAACGAGGGTTGTCTGGTTATGGCGCTCGATACCCCGGAAGAGTCGGCCGAGGTGGTGGTATCGGTAGCAACAGTTGCAACCACAGCAGCATCCGCAGCAATAACAgcaccagtagcagcagcagcaacatcagcaccGGCGCGAGAGCGGGATAGTGCTGGTGGGGAAACTGCCGACGAGcctatcaccaccaccaccgccgctaGCAGCAATTCCGAAAAGCAACCGGTGGTACCGCCGAATGGTACGAGCGAAGATGTGGGAGCGGTACCGGCTGGTGAACCGATGTACAGTACAGTAATACAGAGCTTGGAAAACCGCGGACTCGATGATACTCAATCCGTAGATGATAAGgagcagccacagcagcaccaccaaacggacgaaaaacaaacacaggaACCAACAGAACCGATCGAGACGAGCGTAATAATAGAACCGGAAGTAccagcacaacaacagcaacagcaaacagcaaagaAGCAGACGGAAGCAAGCGTGCCGGAGCAAAGCAATTTCGGTTCGGACAGCAAGGATGCGGCAgcgaagcagaagcagcagcaggaagccGCGAAAGAAGGAGTTGAAGAACGGCCGGACCCCAGCAGCAGCCCAGGCGGACCGTTGAAAGAAGCTTCAGTCGAGCGCAGTAAACCGGATCAGCTGGAACCGTCAACGActgcagcagtagcagagGATGGTGGTGTAAAACTGCTCGTCGAGCTTAACGAACAAAAGGATTACAAGTGTAAGGTGGAGCAATACGTTGTAGAATGGTCGGAGGAGGCAATCGGTGATACACCGGACCTGGTGATGGCTGACGAGCAGCAGGAACCGGCGAAGGCGGACGATTATGTACAAACGGATCCGAAGATGGCGGACGAAACGAGCGGGAAGGAGACGGAGGATAGTAAACCGGTCGTACTAGTAAGACTAAAGCCGGAAGAGATCGGACTATACAGTAGGTCAGTAGATTATTATGTGTCGTTAAAATATCAGTCGAACGATTACGAGCTAGCGGTGCAAGCGAACCATACGCCGCAACCGACGGAACCGGCAAAGTCGGCCCAGGACGGTACGTTAGGTGAGTCGGCACTTCCACAACAGCAACCTCAACAGCAACCACCGCAACCATCATCAGTATCGAAAGAAGCTGCCGCATCCCCTTGGAAGCAGGACCAGCGGTCGCCGGAATCCTCACGCCATCCGGCATCGTCGCAGAAGGGCCACGACACCAACAATGGCATCACGGACGGTTTGAAGGCgcccaagcagcagcagcagcagcagcagcagcagcaaccaaacGAGCAACGACCCGCTCCACAGATGCGGCAACAACCGGCGGCATCGCAGTGGAGTCTCGATGCAAACGACGATATGACGGATGtgatgaaaatttcaaacatccTCAAAACGTGCCACAACGGTGGCGATACCGAGCGCGATAAGGATGCCCAAACCGAGGACGGTGCGGGCGAGCGAAACAGCACCGGTGGTACCGGCACTACGAACGCGACGCCACACGACACCACCAAAACGCCGGACCCGAACCCGGTCATGGTGGTGGCGAACGGGTTCgtgtcgatgatgatgaacggtggtggtggggacAACGGTAGCAGCAGCGACCCGACCGTCCAGCCCACGCTCAACTGGGACTACAACTTTGCGCTCTACTCATGCGTGGAAGACGAACAGGAGCTGGAGCAGATCGAGGAAACGAACCTGAAGACGCGCTCGATCGTGTTCCGCGATATCCGGCGACCGGGGCGCGACTATACCCAGCTGCTGAAGCATCTCGAGCTCGTGCAGGGTAGCCGCAGCACGCAGAAGCATTTCGTCGACGCGTGCGTGCACGAGGCACGCCGGTTCCGGCGCCACCGGATGGTGGAGTGCATACAGGAATGGTGGGCACAGCATACCGGCCGGTCGGCGGGGAACCGCCGGGACGGTGGGAAACGGGCGCGCTCGAAACAGCAACCCGGCGGCGGCCCGAACACGTTCTACATCTACGGCAACAGTGATGGGCTGCTGCAGGACGACcaagacaattttttctttcccaacgATACCGGTGCAACGGTGTACGGTAGCAAGACGTTCCGCAGCACGACACCGCCCGGCCCGACCTATCTGaacagcggcggcggcggcggcggcgacaGCACATACGGGACCACCGACTTTAGTCACAATAATCATCATTTCGTCGAGGTGACGCACGAACCGTATCCGAACTCGTAG